In Plasmodium sp. gorilla clade G2 genome assembly, chromosome: 5, one genomic interval encodes:
- a CDS encoding rhomboid protease ROM4: MGSNTEFNPKNAEKKKSSIFSDLEIPKGDVKKKANLFNNMEKKKISIFKKTKGENNEEKRKSSLFSDSESANNEEQKKKSIFNNNTKMKINIFNNNNEKKKSFSINGDEKKNSFSINNDEKKNSFSINNNEKKNSFSINNDEKKNSFSINNDEKKNSFSINNEKKKNSVYSDLESPKKEEEKRISIFSDLETSTNIDDVSSKKNSQQLLVYGDVKLNKGSLLSPKVHDYGNTSDNMNEINDIKIIVTSDENLHTLPSGAVGRRAPLNPFSSPILGKYRRKNKNAKTKVKDPRLNNNPLIGRLTVCISTTAILFWVFFAEMVFNYNTFNGRCISKVLYPIYTENLVHKRQPFFVFLGYGACEYNLDESASNRHFVGSKASDEGWPGDKVEENPDGRGYANWDSVNSRVYNLLGGLNTNYIRNYGEIYRLFWSMYLHGGFMHILFNVICQIQILWMIEPDWGSIRTALLFFISGVTGNLLSAVCDPCGVTIGSSGSLYGLIGALFTYYIEYWKTIPRPCCVLIFMVLVVMFGIIVGMFGYTDNYAHIGGCLGGLLFGFATITTVSAADKCTLGERMLTSAPFSWFLSNETKELINAKAKDKKIKGENFRKKQLANKVHKNDALHVAMAVMKNRINDEGRPPCRMKLREWIVRITAASTLIIMWIVLFIYLLNEKAYKSYSPMGQIKFSGVHSCYCCQIVKDKFTYINVNDFYWCFTTEEATRYYCNK, encoded by the coding sequence ATGGGATCTAATACAGAGTTTAATCCGAAAAATGccgagaaaaaaaaaagcagcATATTTAGCGATTTAGAAATTCCAAAAGGGGATGTAAAGAAAAAAGCTAATTTATTCAATAATAtggaaaagaagaaaattagTATATTCAAGAAGACAAAAggtgaaaataatgaagagaAAAGGAAAAGTAGTCTATTTAGTGATTCTGAATCTGCAAATAatgaagaacaaaaaaaaaaaagcatattcaataataatactaaaatgaaaatcaacatatttaataataataatgaaaaaaaaaaaagctttTCAATTAATGgagatgaaaagaaaaatagcTTTTCAATTAATAAcgatgaaaagaaaaatagcTTTTCAATTAATAACAATGAAAAGAAGAATAGTTTTTcaattaataatgatgaaaagaaaaatagcTTTTcaattaataatgatgaaaagaaaaatagcTTTTCAATTAataacgaaaaaaaaaaaaatagtgtATATAGTGATCTAGAATCACCTaagaaagaagaagaaaaaagaattagCATATTTAGTGACTTAGAAACATCAACTAATATAGATGATGTATCTAGTAAGAAAAATTCACAACAATTATTAGTATATGGAGATGTGAAATTAAATAAAGGTTCCTTATTAAGTCCTAAGGTTCATGATTATGGCAATACAagtgataatatgaatgaaataaatgatataaaaataattgtaaCAAGTGATGAGAATCTACATACATTACCATCAGGAGCTGTTGGTAGACGTGCTCCTTTGAATCCTTTTTCTTCTCCTATTCTTGGAAAATATAGaagaaagaataaaaatgcaAAAACAAAAGTAAAAGACCCACGATTAAATAACAATCCTTTGATAGGAAGATTAACAGTATGTATATCAACAACTGCTATATTGTTTTGGGTATTTTTTGCAGAAATggtttttaattataataccTTTAATGGTAGATGTATATCTAAAGTTTTATATCCTATTTATACTGAAAATTTGGTTCATAAGAGGCAGccattttttgtatttttaggATATGGTGCATGTGAATACAATTTAGATGAATCTGCATCTAATAGACATTTTGTTGGTTCTAAAGCATCAGATGAAGGATGGCCTGGAGATAAAGTAGAAGAAAATCCAGATGGTAGAGGATATGCAAATTGGGATTCTGTAAATAGTcgtgtatataatttattaggaggtttaaatacaaattatataagaaattatGGTGAGATATATAGATTATTTTGGTCTATGTATTTACATGGTGGGTTCatgcatatattatttaatgtaaTTTGTCAAATTCAAATTTTATGGATGATTGAACCTGATTGGGGATCTATTAGAACAgctcttttattttttatttctggTGTAACAGGGAATTTACTATCAGCTGTTTGTGATCCATGTGGTGTTACTATAGGTTCTTCTGGTTCTTTATATGGTTTAATAGGAgctttatttacatattatattgaaTATTGGAAAACAATTCCAAGACCATGTtgtgttttaatttttatggtCCTTGTAGTAATGTTTGGTATAATAGTTGGAATGTTTGGATATACAGATAATTATGCACACATAGGTGGTTGTTTAGGTGGTCTTTTATTTGGATTTGCAACAATAACTACAGTATCAGCTGCTGATAAATGTACCTTAGGAGAAAGAATGCTTACATCTGCCCCTTTCTCTTGGTTTCTTTCAAATGAAACAAAGGAATTAATAAATGCAAAAGCTAAAGACAAAAAAATCAAAGGAGAAAATTTCAGAAAGAAACAGCTAGCTAATAAAgtacataaaaatgatgCTCTTCATGTAGCTATGGCTGTTATGAAAAATAGAATAAATGATGAAGGTAGACCTCCATGTCGTATGAAATTAAGAGAATGGATCGTACGTATCACTGCTGCATCAACATTAATTATTATGTggattgttttatttatttatttattaaatgaaaaagcaTATAAATCATATTCCCCAATGGGACAAATAAAATTCTCAGGTGTCCATTCATGTTATTGTTGTCAAATAGTAAAGGATAAATTTACTTACATTAATGTAAATGATTTTTATTGGTGTTTTACAACTGAAGAAGCAACAAGATATTATTGTAATAAGTAG